The region TGCTCGTTGGCCGGAGCCGTCACCACCGTGTGCGCCACCCCCGTCTGGGCGTCCATGATCGTTCCCCGGCTCAGTCGCAGGCCTTGCCGCTGCAGGTGAGAACCGATCTCCTCGAACAGCGCCTCCCTCAGACCATGCTCCTCCAGCCGATGACGGAACTTCAGAATCGTCGTCTCGTCCGGCAGCGGCCCCGTGAGCTTCAGGCCCACGAACCGCCGCACCGACTCCACCTCATAGAGCAGATCCTCCATCCCCGGATCGCTCAGGTTGTAAAACAGCTGCACGCAGTGAACCCGCAGCATCGTCGAGAGCGGGTAGGGACGCCGGCCCCGTCCCGGTTTCGTGATCAGGACGTGAGAAAGGGACAGTCACCTTTTCATGCGAGAGAATCGCGAGAGAATCGTGACCGAGTTTCAGGTGAACGACAAACAACATAAGCATGAGAGAAACTATAAGAATTTCTCCGGCGAGACAACATTATGCCTACGGTATTACAAAAACGCATCGAATCGTATAGATGTTGGAGGCATCCACTATGGGATCGGAAAAGAAAAAGAAGAAACGAGCCCTCCATTACGCACACGATATCCGCAAGTTCGAGATTGACCTTTACTGGAAACGGTCTGCGTACTTTTGGGCGTTCAACGCTCTAGCGATTGCTGGGTATGGGACTCTCCTCGTCCAGGACAGCAAAAACGAGTTTGAACACTTGACATTCCTGCTTTCCAACGTGGGAGTTGTGGCTTCTGTCGCCTGGTTCCTAGCAAACAAAGGAAGCAAGCATTGGCAGGAGCAATGGGAGACTCACATAGAAAGATTGGAGAATGACATTACCGGGGCGCTATACAAAAAGACTTTCAAACGGGATCCGGAGTGCAGGTCACAATCTGAAAAATCGTGGATTACAGATTCCGGTAGATTTTCGGTGTCCAAAATCAATCAAATGGGCAGCGTCCATGTGACCATCGTTTGGATCGTTCTTTTGGCAGAGTCATTCCCTTGGAAATTATTCTACCTCACGGTTGACTCGTGGAAATACGTGGTATTCATCCTACTAACGATTCCAACTCTATTAGCTCTCTTGTGGTGCGGGAGAACCAGAAACAAATGCTATGACTATGACGTACAAACTCGTCGCGTCGAATGTAGAAAATACCTACCCTGTCCCTGTCACATCTGCCAGAAGAAATCTTGACGGTAACGGATGAAAAGGACCCCATGAGAATCGCACAATTGGAAATAAAGAACTATCGAAGTATCAAACACCTGTCCATCAATTGTGGCGACCTCGTCACGTTGCTCGGTCCTAACAACCACGGAAAATCTAATCTGCTCACCGCGCTTGAATTTGGATTGACCACATCGGCAAAACCCGTTGAGCTAGATTTCTTCGCTGGTCGTGCAGGACCCAAGAAGGGGACTGTCATTTCCTGGTTTTTCTCCGCTCTTGCCGTAGAACTTTCCGAGAAGCTGACAATCACTTTCTTTCTGAGGTAGTTGCTGCTAGTACTCGACAGAGATGACCTCAAAGTTCTGCGACATCACTAATGATTCCATCTACTTCATCTTTGTGAGCTTCAATCGTGACCTTGGCTCTCAGTTCGTTCAACAGATCTATTGCTTTGGCCTTAGGTGTCTTCTGGAATAGTTCCGATCGAACACGGTCATTGTCGCGAAACATACTTGCAAGCCCCATAATTCTTTTGGTATTTAATGTTTCGATGAATCCGCGTAAATATATATGTGACGAAGAGCGACCCCAGTAATTGCCACACCATACAGCGAGAATTTCTTGATACACTTCGGTGAAGGCAATTGACGGAACATGCGGACCAAATTGCTTCAGCGTTTTCGCAGCTCTGTCCTCAGATACCCACCCGTAGCTCATGTCTTTTGCGTCAGCCAAATTCTTTGCTGCTCGCCTGTAAATGGCAGCACGAGCCCCGTCTGGAATGTAGTTGATGCCGGAGACTCTCGTGAGGAAGTCAAGAATACGAATGGCTGCACCCGAGTCGCCGCTTTCATCTGACCCTGGATCCAGTTTATATTTGTGGTATCGCAGTCCTGCAGTTTTTCTCAAATCGTCATTTGCCCGTTTCCAAACCAAAGGAAAGAGTTCTGCAATATTCGTAAGGTTGGGATCTTCTCCCTTACACAGGAGATCAAGCATAAAGCCAAAGGCCACCTTTATGTCTGCCCTACGCAAACCGTTAATCTGATCGGCCAAAAGGTCTATTTGTTGATTTTCCAAGCGTGATTTTCGTATGGGATCAAACAATCCTGACACCGAGTGGCCCGGATCAGGGAGAGGCGTTTCAAAAAGATTTTTCTGAAGAATCAGGACGAGTCCAATTACATCTTCTTTCTCAACTTTGTGATCACTATCGTGGGCAGGTGAAGCATGATTCCGCATCCAATTGATCATTTCCAGCGATTTGCCAGCCTTTTTGTTTAACAATCCCAAGTTAGTCGCGCCTGAAATCAATGTAAGGTCGTCCACGGCCGCCCATCTTTCGGCCAGAGTCTCGCCTTCCAAGTCGTATTTTTTTCGGCCGGGTTCCTCTTTTACGATAGACTGAAATAAGTCGACGCCATATGCTTCAATTCTCCTTCGAAGATTGGAGACGGCTGCGTTCCAGATGTCCAAGAGCGCATGATCATAGAATCCGGCATCGAAGAGCTTTCTAGCTTGAGCAAGGAATCCTGCCTCCCGCCTGACTACCGCGGGAAATTCAGATTTCTTGGCGGGGTGAAGTATGGCTGGCACATGATCTTCCATAGCAAGTCCTCACTAACCTCTAGCCCAGATACACCACCAGAAGTATAGACAAAGATGGCTTTCTGCGGCTTCTTTAAAAAAGGCTTATTAAGAAGGATTGACAACACGCTTCTCTTCTATCAAACTCTGCTCATGATGAAGTGAGCGAGTTACAAGACACCCGGCAAGGTCCACCGCGAAGGATTGACACTCATCCGACTGTTGGAGATGTTCCCCGACGAGGGATCCGCCGTCCGTTGGCTCGAGTCTATCTATTGGCCGGAGGAGCGATGCTGCGGCCACTGCGGGAGCGTCCGAACCGGGACGGCCACCTAACGGAAGATGCCCTACTCGTGCACCGAATGCCGCATTTATTTCAGTGACCGCACCGGAACCGCTCTGGCCCACTCCAAGATTCCACTGCGCAAGTGGGCCGTGGCGATCTACCTGAAAATCACTAGCCTTAAGGGTATCAGTTCCATGAAGCTGCATCGGGATATCGGAGTCATCCAGTCCGCCGCGTGGCTTATGCTCCATCGCATCCGCGAAGCCTGGAAGTCTCCCGGCAACGGGAAACCCTTCGACGGGCCCGTGGAGGTTGATGTGATTTACTTCGGCGGGAAGCGCCGGAACATGAGCATTAAACAGCGGCAGACTCTGGCCGGAACTGGCCGGGGAACCGTGGGCAAGACCGCCGTGGCCGGGATCAATGATCGACCCACGAATCAAGTCCAGGCCCCCGTTGTCGCCAACGCAAAATCCGAGACCATGTGCTAGTTCATCATGGAGCATGCCGAAAGGCCGGAGACCAACGTCTGCACCGACAACGCTCTCAACTACCACGTCCTACCGAATCATTATACTGTCAAGCACTCCGTAGGCGAGTACGTCAGGGGACAGGCCCACACCAACGGCGTCCAGAGCTTCTGGTCGATGCTGAAGCGTGCTTGCACCGTGACATTGCATAAGCTCAGTCCGAAGCATCTTGACTACTACGTCCGGAAGTTTGCGGGGAGGCACAACCTGCGTGATCGGGACACCCCACGCGTCTCGAATACGCGAGGACGCATTGCCTTGATCTGCCAGAATGGTCTCCAAGGGCGGGATTGTCGAAAGAGTCGGTACCAGTCGCAGGCGCTGGTGAATCAGCGCGGCGTTCGACAGGATCAGCGACCCTACAAGTGCGGCGGCACGCAGATCCTTGTCCTTGG is a window of Acidobacteriota bacterium DNA encoding:
- a CDS encoding AAA family ATPase, with amino-acid sequence MRIAQLEIKNYRSIKHLSINCGDLVTLLGPNNHGKSNLLTALEFGLTTSAKPVELDFFAGRAGPKKGTVISWFFSALAVELSEKLTITFFLR